From Vigna unguiculata cultivar IT97K-499-35 chromosome 5, ASM411807v1, whole genome shotgun sequence, the proteins below share one genomic window:
- the LOC114183972 gene encoding putative axial regulator YABBY 2 isoform X1: MMVSVPCSSLLTIVTVRCGHCANLLSVNMGASLQPFPSQETQHLSTVAKLQRQHLSVQEACSKELGSSSKCKSFESVEHEQPRIPPIRPPEKRQRVPSAYNRFIKEEIQRIKASNPDISHREAFSTAAKNWAHFPHIHFGLKLDGNKQGKLDQGDATQKSNGFY; the protein is encoded by the exons GTTAGTGTTCCATGCAGCAGTTTGCTCACCATTGTTACGGTTAGATGCGGACACTGTGCAAATCTGCTATCAGTTAACATGGGAGCATCACTTCAACCTTTTCCTTCTCAAGAAActcag CATCTTTCTACCGTTGCTAAGTTACAGAGACAGCACCTAAGTGTTCAAGAAGCATGCAGCAAGGAACTGGGATCATCTTCAAAATGCAAATCATTTGAGTCCGTAGAACATGAGCAACCTAGGATTCCTCCCATTCGTC CTCCAGAGAAGAGACAGCGTGTTCCTTCTGCTTATAACCGGTTCATTAA AGAGGAAATACAAAGAATCAAGGCTAGTAATCCAGATATCAGTCACAGAGAAGCTTTTAGCACAGCTGCAAAAAAC TGGGCACATTTCCCTCACATTCACTTTGGGTTAAAGCTGGATGGCAATAAGCAAGGAAAGTTGGACCAGGGAGATGCTACTCAAAAGTCTAACGGATTTTACTGA